From Pongo pygmaeus isolate AG05252 chromosome 1, NHGRI_mPonPyg2-v2.0_pri, whole genome shotgun sequence, one genomic window encodes:
- the LOC129040362 gene encoding PRAME family member 10 → MSLQAPSRLLELAGKSLLRNQFLTIFTLDKLPREVFPLMFMEAFSMRCFEALKLMVQTWPFLLLPLGSLMKTPHLETLQAVLRGLDTLVVQKVRPRRWKLQVLDLRDVDENFWTIWSGARALSCSLEAMSKRQTVEDCPRMEEHQPLKVFIDLCLKESTLDECLSYLCGWIHYRRGLVHLCCSKVENYSMSTSSFRNLLERIYPESIQELEVWKKSSLNKTGKFAPYLSQMSNLRKLFLAFGYERELYVSGQWQFIPDLDSPFLCLYYPQMLYIRKISNIKEHLEHLLRYLKNPLVAFTFCDAYLTDRDMECLSQYPSLSQLKELRLIHILMWTTNLEPLGVLLEKVAATLKALILEDCRIQDPQLRVLLPALSHCSQLTTFYFRGNETSMNALKDLLRHTSGLSKLGLELYPAPLESLDNRGHVNWEILAPIRAELMCTLREVRQPKRIFFGPAPCPTCGSWPSENVDFHLCS, encoded by the exons ATGAGCCTCCAGGCCCCATCCAGGCTCCTGGAGCTGGCAGGGAAGAGCCTGCTAAGGAACCAGTTCTTGACCATCTTCACCCTGGACAAGCTGCCCAGGGAGGTCTTCCCTCTGATGTTCATGGAGGCCTTCAGCATGAGATGTTTTGAGGCCCTGAAGCTGATGGTGCAGACCtggcccttcctcctcctccctctgggaTCCCTGATGAAGACACCTCATCTGGAGACCTTGCAAGCTGTCCTGAGGGGACTTGATACACTGGTGGTCCAGAAGGTTCGCCCCAG GAGGTGGAAACTTCAAGTGCTGGATTTGCGGGATGTTGATGAGAATTTCTGGACCATATGGTCTGGAGCCAGGGCCCTCTCCTGCTCCCTAGAGGCCATGAGTAAGAGGCAGACAGTGGAGGACTGTCCAAGAATGGAAGAGCACCAGCCCTTGAAGGTGTTCATAGACCTCTGCCTAAAGGAAAGTACACTGGATGAATGCCTGAGCTACCTTTGTGGATGGATCCACTACAGAAGAGGTCTAGTGCACCTGTGTTGTAGCAAGGTGGAGAATTACTCAATGTCCACTTCAAGTTTCAGAAATTTATTGGAAAGGATATACCCAGAGAGTATCCAGGAGTTGGAAGTCTGGAAAAAGTCCTCTCTGAATAAAACAGGAAAGTTTGCCCCTTACCTGAGCCAGATGAGCAATCTTCGCAAACTCTTTTTAGCCTTTGGTTATGAGCGTGAGTTATACGTGAGTGGCCAGTGGCAGTTCATTCCTGACTTGGACTCTCCATTCCTCTGCCTGTACTACCCCCAGATGCTTTATATAAGAAAGATCAGTAATATCAAAGAGCACCTGGAGCACCTGCTCAG GTACCTCAAGAACCCCTTGGTGGCCTTTACATTCTGTGATGCTTACCTAACTGATCGGGACATGGAGTGTCTGTCTCAGTACCCAAGCCTCAGTCAGCTAAAGGAGCTGCGTCTGATTCATATCCTAATGTGGACCACCAATCTTGAGCCCCTTGGAGTTCTGCTGGAGAAAGTTGCTGCTACTCTCAAGGCCCTCATCTTAGAGGACTGTCGGATCCAGGACCCCCAACTCAGGGTCCTCCTGCCTGCCCTGAGTCACTGTTCCCAGCTCACCACCTTCTACTTTCGTGGAAATGAGACCTCCATGAATGCTCTGAAAGACCTGCTGCGTCACACAAGCGGGCTGAGCAAGTTAGGCCTGGAGTTGTATCCTGCCCCTCTGGAGAGTCTTGACAACAGGGGTCATGTCAACTGGGAGATCCTTGCCCCAATTCGGGCTGAGCTGATGTGTACACTCAGGGAAGTCAGGCAGCCCAAGAGGATCTTCTTTGGTCCCGCCCCTTGCCCTACTTGTGGCTCATGGCCATCTGAGAATGTGGACTTCCATCTTTGCTCTTAG